A single genomic interval of Mangifera indica cultivar Alphonso chromosome 5, CATAS_Mindica_2.1, whole genome shotgun sequence harbors:
- the LOC123217396 gene encoding T-complex protein 1 subunit alpha, with translation MAISSQTIDILGERQTGQDVRTQNVMACQAVANIVKSSLGPVGLDKMLVDDIGDVTITNDGATILKMLEVEHPAAKVLVELAELQDREVGDGTTSVVIVAAELLKRANDLVRNKIHPTSIISGYRLAMREACKYVEEKLAVKVEKLGKDSLVNCAKTSMSSKLIGSESDFFANLVVDAVQAVKMTNARGEVRYPIKGINILKAHGQSARDSYLLNGYALNTGRAAQGMPLRVAPARIACLDFNLQKTKMQLGVQVLVTDPRELEKIRQREADMTKERIEKLLKAGANVVLTTKGIDDMALKYFVEAGAIAVRRVRKEDMRHVAKATGATMVSTFADMEGEETFDSALLGSADEVVEERVADDDVIMIKGTKTTSAVSLILRGANDYMLDEMDRALHDALSIVKRTLESNTVVAGGGAVEAALSVYLEYLATTLGSREQLAIAEFAESLLIIPKVLAVNAAKDATELVAKLRAYHHTAQTKADKKHFSSMGLDLSKGTIRNNLEAGVIEPAMSKVKIIQFATEAAITILRIDDMIKLVKDESQNEE, from the exons ATGGCAATTTCTTCACAGACGATTGATATTTTAGGCGAACGCCAAACCGGCCAAGACGTTCGTACACAGAACG TGATGGCGTGTCAAGCCGTTGCCAACATTGTTAAATCCTCGCTTGGTCCTGTTGGGCTTGACAAG ATGCTTGTTGATGATATTGGTGATGTAACCATAACAAATGATGGTGCTACAATTCTGAAGATGTTAGAAGTTGAGCACCCGGCTGCCAAG GTACTTGTGGAGTTGGCTGAGCTTCAGGACCGAGAAGTGGGAGATGGGACAACATCAGTGGTTATTGTGGCTGCAGAGTTATTGAAG AGAGCAAATGATCTAGTGAGGAATAAGATTCACCCCACATCTATTATCAGTGGATACAGA CTTGCAATGAGAGAAGCCTGCAAATATGTTGAAGAAAAATTAGCAGTGAAG GTGGAGAAGCTGGGAAAAGATTCTTTAGTGAATTGTGCTAAGACAAGTATGTCCTCTAAATTGATTGGCAGTGAGAGTGACTTCTTTGCCAATTTG GTTGTCGATGCAGTACAAGCAGTGAAGATGACTAATGCACGAGGGGAAGTTAGATACCCAATCAAG GGAATCAATATTTTGAAAGCTCATGGCCAAAGTGCAAGAGATAGCTACTTGTTAAATGGGTATGCATTGAATACTGGCCGTGCAGCCCAAGGAATGCCACTCAGAGTTGCCCCTGCAAGGATTGCTTGTCTTGACTTTAACCTTCAGAAGACAAAAATGCAATTGGGTGTGCAAGTCTTAGTCACTGATCCCAGGGAGCTTGAGAAAATCCGTCAAAG AGAAGCTGATATGACAAAGGAACGGATCGAGAAACTTCTGAAAGCTGGTGCCAATGTTGTTTTGACAACAAAAGGAATTGATGACATGGCACTGAAG TACTTTGTGGAAGCTGGTGCTATTGCTGTTAGACGTGTTCGAAAGGAGGATATGCGCCACGTTGCCAAGGCTACTGGTGCTACCATG GTTTCAACATTTGCTGATATGGAAGGTGAAGAAACATTTGATTCCGCACTTCTTGGATCTGCTGATGAAGTGGTAGAGGAGCGTGTTGCTGATGATGATGTGATTATGATTAAAGGGACTAAAACTACAAGTGCT GTCTCATTGATACTTAGAGGAGCAAATGACTATATGCTTGATGAGATGGATAGAGCTCTACATGATGCTTTAAGTATAGTCAAGAGAACCCTTGAGTCAAATACG GTGGTAGCAGGTGGAGGTGCAGTTGAAGCAGCCTTGTCTGTGTATTTGGAGTATCTTGCTACAACCCTTGGATCCCGAGAGCAGTTGGCAATTGCTGAGTTTGCTgaatctttattaattataccAAAG GTGCTTGCTGTGAATGCTGCCAAGGATGCAACTGAATTAGTTGCAAAACTGCGGGCATACCACCACACTGCACAAACCAAGGCTGATAAGAAACATTTTTCAAG CATGGGACTAGACCTTTCAAAGGGCACCATCCGAAACAACTTGGAAGCAGGTGTTATTGAACCTGCAATGAGCAAAGTGAAGATTATTCAG TTTGCAACTGAAGCAGCCATAACCATTCTTCGAATCGATGATATGATCAAGCTTGTCAAAGATGAAAGTCAAAACGAGGAGTGA